In Wolbachia endosymbiont of Spodoptera picta, a single window of DNA contains:
- the rplU gene encoding 50S ribosomal protein L21 produces the protein MFAVIETGGKQYLVKKGSIIKVERLQAEEKEEVEINKVICVSSNGLSCSSNAVVKAEVLEQCRDKKIIIFKKKRRKNYRRKNGHRQYITVLRINEIRLQK, from the coding sequence ATGTTTGCAGTAATCGAAACTGGTGGAAAGCAGTATTTAGTAAAAAAAGGCAGCATAATTAAAGTAGAAAGATTACAAGCTGAAGAAAAAGAGGAAGTAGAAATCAATAAAGTGATTTGTGTTTCAAGTAATGGCTTATCTTGTTCATCTAATGCTGTTGTTAAAGCTGAAGTACTGGAGCAGTGTAGAGATAAAAAAATTATAATCTTTAAGAAAAAGAGAAGAAAAAATTACCGTAGGAAAAATGGTCATAGGCAGTATATTACTGTTCTTCGTATCAATGAAATTCGTCTTCAAAAGTAA
- the rpmA gene encoding 50S ribosomal protein L27: MATKKSGGSSCNGRDSAGRRLGIKKNGEVIPGNIIVRQRGTKFHPGKNVGMGKDHTIFAKTKGWVSFRKSANKKTFIDVVPTDDMQALA; the protein is encoded by the coding sequence ATGGCAACTAAAAAATCAGGTGGTAGTTCCTGTAATGGCAGAGATTCGGCAGGGCGTCGGCTCGGGATAAAGAAGAATGGTGAGGTTATTCCAGGTAACATAATTGTACGTCAAAGAGGTACAAAATTTCATCCTGGAAAGAATGTTGGTATGGGTAAAGATCATACGATTTTTGCTAAAACGAAAGGCTGGGTGAGTTTTAGAAAATCAGCAAATAAAAAGACGTTTATTGATGTTGTGCCTACAGATGATATGCAAGCCTTGGCTTGA
- the metK gene encoding methionine adenosyltransferase, translated as MVLHKNSVTSESVAAGHPDKVADQISDAILDEYLFNDSSSRTAIETLVTKDNVIIAGEVFGPNIENSKIESIVRNTIKDIGYEHDGFHWETVKVNILLHEQSNDIAIGVDQGAGDQGIMYGYATIETESLMPAPIFYAHSILRNIMSMVKEVKLGPDAKSQIALAYENNLPVRAESIVVSIQHLEDLSQSKVKEIIYPYIASSLPEGWMCPKENLLVNPTGRFVIGGPVGDCGLTGRKVMVDTYGGYIPHGGGAFSGKDATKVDRSAAYMARYLAKNIVFAGLAERCLVQLSYAIGVSKPTSFYIDTFGTNTIDEERIKGFIEGNIDLSTKGIIRHLSLNRPIYKRTACYGHFGKESESDGGFSWEGVDLSTDFCKEFNIEEEKREFL; from the coding sequence ATGGTTTTACATAAGAATTCAGTAACCAGTGAATCAGTAGCAGCCGGTCATCCAGACAAAGTAGCAGACCAGATTTCAGATGCAATACTTGACGAATACCTTTTTAATGACTCTTCCTCTCGTACTGCAATAGAGACTTTGGTTACTAAAGATAATGTTATTATAGCTGGGGAAGTATTTGGGCCGAACATTGAAAATAGCAAGATTGAAAGTATTGTACGGAATACAATAAAAGATATTGGTTATGAGCATGATGGTTTCCACTGGGAAACAGTGAAAGTAAATATATTACTACATGAACAATCAAATGACATTGCAATAGGTGTGGATCAAGGTGCTGGGGATCAGGGCATAATGTATGGCTATGCAACAATAGAGACAGAAAGCCTCATGCCAGCACCCATTTTTTATGCACACTCGATTCTGAGAAATATTATGAGTATGGTCAAAGAGGTAAAGCTTGGTCCGGATGCAAAATCGCAAATCGCTTTGGCGTATGAGAATAACCTTCCAGTGCGTGCTGAAAGTATTGTTGTTTCAATACAGCATCTTGAGGATCTGAGTCAATCGAAAGTGAAGGAAATAATTTATCCTTACATAGCTTCATCTTTACCTGAAGGGTGGATGTGCCCTAAAGAAAATCTCTTAGTCAATCCAACAGGTAGATTTGTTATTGGTGGACCAGTTGGTGATTGTGGATTAACCGGACGAAAAGTTATGGTTGATACTTATGGAGGCTATATTCCACACGGTGGAGGAGCGTTTTCTGGAAAAGATGCAACAAAAGTTGATAGATCCGCAGCTTATATGGCGAGATACCTTGCTAAAAATATTGTCTTTGCAGGTTTAGCTGAACGTTGTCTTGTGCAGCTTTCTTATGCAATTGGTGTCTCAAAACCTACTTCATTTTACATTGATACATTTGGCACGAATACAATAGATGAAGAGAGGATTAAAGGGTTTATTGAAGGTAACATAGATTTATCAACTAAAGGCATAATAAGACATTTATCACTTAATCGTCCTATATATAAACGTACAGCCTGCTATGGGCATTTTGGTAAAGAATCGGAAAGTGATGGTGGATTTTCTTGGGAAGGTGTGGACTTATCTACTGATTTTTGTAAAGAATTTAATATAGAAGAAGAAAAGAGAGAATTTCTTTAA
- a CDS encoding TenA family protein gives MSDKPKEEFYDIAIKESSDLIEEIKEHPFNVELINNTLDYEKFKIYLQQDFLYLVDCTRALLIIASKVDDIEIMSSLVNVARGTFAVRKQYTEYFETCDLSDNHKKSESCSAFTDFFMRAAYHNSVAEALAASCPCFNIYQIIINHMVGEVMPKKIEDHRYQGWIDIYNNTVMNATINQVTDVANNLYAKAGDCERKKMREFFKRGLELEIMFWDEIYSLA, from the coding sequence ATGTCCGACAAACCAAAAGAAGAATTTTATGATATTGCTATAAAAGAATCATCTGATCTTATTGAGGAAATAAAAGAACATCCTTTCAATGTTGAATTGATAAACAATACGCTAGATTATGAAAAGTTCAAAATTTATCTTCAGCAGGATTTTTTATATTTAGTGGACTGTACTCGTGCTTTATTGATTATTGCATCTAAAGTTGATGACATTGAAATAATGAGCAGTTTGGTTAATGTAGCAAGGGGAACATTTGCGGTTCGAAAGCAGTATACTGAATATTTTGAGACTTGTGATTTATCCGATAATCATAAAAAATCAGAATCTTGTTCTGCTTTCACTGACTTTTTTATGCGTGCTGCATATCATAATTCTGTTGCTGAAGCTTTAGCAGCGTCTTGTCCTTGTTTTAATATATACCAAATTATTATAAATCATATGGTAGGAGAGGTTATGCCTAAAAAAATTGAAGATCACAGATATCAAGGGTGGATTGATATTTATAATAACACAGTAATGAATGCTACGATTAATCAAGTTACTGACGTTGCAAATAATCTATATGCAAAGGCTGGTGATTGTGAGAGGAAAAAGATGCGTGAGTTTTTTAAGAGAGGTCTAGAGCTAGAAATAATGTTTTGGGATGAGATATATTCTCTAGCATAG
- a CDS encoding TenA family protein, giving the protein MFSGIIKSYYGSNLLKDIIEHPFNVELANNTLNIENFKFYIQQDAFFVADYVRTVLIIASKMESCNNIVPLIEVAQGGIEIIRVLCDHYFAVYSINRGEKSLECFNFTNFLLSTSYSEIYEAVTVIYSCHFIYKVAIGSMRSKIKKNNRYKDWFDFFGSSLMESGCVALEGIVDEYCNKVRESERTRMLELFKITAQFELGFWNSAYNFSKFDQDFKKY; this is encoded by the coding sequence ATGTTTAGTGGTATAATTAAGAGTTATTATGGGTCAAATCTTTTAAAGGATATTATTGAGCATCCTTTCAATGTTGAGTTAGCAAATAATACTTTAAACATAGAAAATTTCAAGTTTTATATACAACAAGATGCATTTTTTGTAGCTGATTATGTTCGTACTGTTTTAATTATTGCATCAAAAATGGAGAGTTGTAACAACATTGTTCCATTGATTGAGGTGGCTCAAGGAGGAATAGAGATTATAAGAGTGTTATGCGACCACTACTTTGCTGTATACTCCATAAATCGTGGAGAAAAGTCGCTAGAGTGTTTCAATTTTACTAACTTTCTTTTGTCTACTTCGTATAGCGAAATTTATGAAGCTGTAACAGTTATTTACTCTTGCCATTTTATATATAAAGTTGCTATTGGTAGTATGAGAAGTAAAATTAAAAAAAATAATAGGTATAAGGATTGGTTTGATTTTTTTGGCAGTAGCTTGATGGAATCTGGATGTGTTGCTTTGGAAGGTATTGTTGACGAGTATTGTAACAAAGTAAGGGAAAGTGAAAGGACCAGAATGCTTGAATTATTTAAAATAACTGCACAATTTGAGTTAGGCTTTTGGAATAGCGCATATAATTTTTCAAAATTTGATCAAGATTTTAAGAAATATTGA
- a CDS encoding cytochrome c oxidase subunit 3, with product MKSKEHDFHLVDPSPWPIAISAAILVLALGLVGTLHKQISGIFGLVLGISAVSGVLFYWWRDVIREAIYDKCHTAIVKHGLKLAMYLFILSEVVFFIAFFCSFFKAWLDPIFLFEAFSPTKKIEWPPEGILPPDPWSLPFMNTLILLLSGTTITSAHHFLLENDKKSMIKMLSITILLGMFFIIVQAIEYHEASFSLRETGEKLIYTSNFYMITGFHCVHVIIGIIFLSVCLFRARKDQFTPQDHLCFEFASWYWHFVDLVWIFLFLFIYWLSLY from the coding sequence ATGAAAAGTAAAGAACATGATTTTCATTTAGTAGACCCAAGTCCCTGGCCAATTGCTATATCAGCAGCAATTCTTGTTCTTGCACTTGGATTAGTTGGTACACTCCATAAACAAATTTCTGGAATATTTGGTTTAGTTTTGGGAATCTCTGCGGTATCAGGAGTGCTGTTTTATTGGTGGAGAGATGTAATAAGAGAAGCAATTTATGATAAATGCCATACTGCCATTGTAAAACATGGACTCAAGCTTGCAATGTACTTATTTATCCTTTCGGAAGTTGTGTTTTTTATAGCGTTCTTTTGTTCATTCTTTAAAGCCTGGCTTGATCCGATCTTTTTGTTTGAAGCGTTTTCTCCTACAAAAAAAATTGAATGGCCCCCTGAAGGGATTTTACCACCTGATCCATGGTCGTTACCATTCATGAATACACTAATATTATTACTTTCTGGTACAACAATTACCTCAGCACATCATTTTTTACTTGAAAATGATAAAAAAAGCATGATTAAAATGCTGTCTATAACTATATTGCTTGGGATGTTCTTTATAATAGTGCAAGCAATCGAATATCATGAAGCAAGTTTTTCTTTACGAGAAACAGGAGAAAAACTTATTTATACATCCAACTTTTACATGATTACTGGTTTTCATTGTGTGCATGTTATAATAGGTATAATATTTTTGTCAGTATGTTTATTTAGAGCTCGAAAAGATCAATTTACACCTCAAGATCACTTATGCTTTGAGTTTGCTTCTTGGTATTGGCACTTTGTCGATCTAGTCTGGATATTTTTATTTCTGTTTATTTATTGGTTAAGCCTTTATTAA
- the ruvC gene encoding crossover junction endodeoxyribonuclease RuvC — translation MIKIIGLDPGISKTGWAIISLEEKNSIEFLGGGAISTDGKLGTGERLHIIFEELKKVISLYSPNEAAVEKIFVNKNPKSSLTLGYARAITILVLQMTKLTMNEYDANYIKKSITGDGHAGKDQIIFMVKQVVKNSNIKCHHAADALATAICHAYTKSSCLIK, via the coding sequence GTGATTAAAATAATAGGTCTAGATCCAGGGATAAGCAAAACCGGTTGGGCCATTATCAGCCTGGAAGAAAAGAATAGTATTGAATTTTTGGGTGGTGGTGCCATATCAACTGATGGTAAATTGGGTACAGGTGAACGTCTACATATAATTTTTGAAGAATTAAAGAAAGTAATTTCTCTATATTCTCCAAATGAAGCTGCTGTAGAGAAAATTTTTGTTAATAAAAATCCAAAATCTTCACTAACTTTAGGATATGCAAGAGCAATTACAATTTTAGTATTACAAATGACGAAGTTGACCATGAATGAATATGATGCAAATTATATAAAAAAGAGCATTACCGGAGATGGTCATGCTGGTAAGGATCAGATTATATTTATGGTGAAGCAAGTAGTTAAAAACTCAAATATAAAATGTCACCATGCTGCTGACGCTCTTGCTACAGCAATTTGTCATGCTTATACGAAAAGTTCTTGTTTGATCAAGTAA
- the ruvX gene encoding Holliday junction resolvase RuvX, producing the protein MLHRNPDEFLKSIPRDKRIMCLDMGEKQIGVAFSDKTQLIATAHSIYYRRNISKDLGYLYRIFKENEAGSMVIGLPFKIDDQETEWCKAIIQFANKIIKKCKINIYLQDESLSTSLATHALKITGISITKSKKIDDKIAACIILQRTLDKINTIK; encoded by the coding sequence ATGCTACATAGAAATCCAGATGAATTTCTAAAGTCTATTCCAAGAGATAAACGTATAATGTGCCTTGATATGGGAGAAAAACAAATAGGCGTAGCATTTAGTGATAAAACACAGCTTATAGCTACAGCTCATAGTATATACTACAGAAGAAATATAAGCAAAGATTTAGGTTATCTGTATAGAATATTCAAAGAAAATGAAGCTGGATCAATGGTAATAGGACTACCATTCAAAATAGATGACCAAGAGACCGAATGGTGTAAAGCAATAATCCAATTCGCAAATAAAATAATAAAAAAATGTAAGATAAACATATATCTACAAGACGAAAGTTTATCAACATCTCTTGCAACTCACGCACTAAAAATTACCGGAATATCAATCACAAAATCAAAGAAAATAGATGATAAAATTGCCGCATGTATTATTCTGCAACGAACATTGGATAAGATAAACACCATCAAATAG